Within Spinacia oleracea cultivar Varoflay chromosome 4, BTI_SOV_V1, whole genome shotgun sequence, the genomic segment TATTCATGTGTCTAAAGGTTTTTTCCTTCTGCAGAATCTAAGTTATTGATTCATGCTAAGAAACATCATGGAAAATATATGCCCTCATGAGCTAGTTTTGTTTATCACTAGTATTCTtttcaagccaaaatcatataagAAAATTTGGATATTTTTAGTTAAAAATAGGCAGATAATACTACATGAGGATGTATAAACATCATATGGGAAATGGAATACGACGTTTTGGTGTTCTACCTGTGAATGTCTGTACCGGAAATGATGGTTGTCTTCCCTGTTGAAACTCCATGTTGTAGATATTTTGTAATTCGGCATCCCATTGTAAAGAATTTGGAATTTGCTGTTcatatcaaatcaaatcaaaattagtGAAAGAAAAGTGTTATAGAGAAAAGATTGGTTGCAGTGAACTGAAAAGAAGGACGTTACATTAAAGCAGGACGTGTCAAAAAAAGTCTCTGGTATTGATACAGGAGCACTAATGCTTCTTTTCAGACCCAAATCAATTGGATTTACTGCAACCGTGGATCCGCAAACTGGATCCATTTGTTCAATAGGATTGTATTGTAGGTAGCTGGGATTATTTAAATCTGGTGATACCCCCAGTGCTGGTATACTGGTAGAGCATGCTGCAAAAACCTGTAAATAAGAGTTGCAGAAATGAGTTATGTTCAGCCTTTTttgtgtctttttttttttgtttgaaaatTTCTGCATGACTAGTTCTTCCATATGTATTTACCTCTTTGGCAATTAAGTCATCTATGTTAAAATCAAGCCTGGGATTAACTGTTGCCAGTTTCATCGAAAGGAACTGTTCCATGAATAAGTAAAAAATCAGTACGGAGTAAAGAATTTGATGTTGCAGGAATACTAATACAATTTCATTAGCAACTTGGTTTACCTCGACTTGTCGCTGAAGCGATTGGACGTAGTTGATTATTTCGTCCAGCATTCCAGCTTTCCCTGTGATCTTGTTGCACCCTGGAACTAAATCTTGGAGATATTTCATtctttcacttattttttccctCCTTACCTGTATCAAAACCCATAAGTGCAGACTATTAGTTACTCGCGACACCATTTATAATTTCCCCCTTAAAGCTTATAAGAATGAAGACATTTTGTAATTTAGGCTTGAGTGTTTTGCTTACTCTTTCCGCTAAGCTGTGGCTATCGGTGGCCTGGCCGCGCCTTGCTCTAACGTGAATGTAATCATGCTTGGAATTATCTTTCGACGTACACCCtgaattttctttgtttttcttgtcATTGTTATTGCCATTACTTTCCTTTTGGTTATGGCTGCTGTTGCTATGTTGTTCTGTGATTTTTGATTCTTCCTCTTCAGCACATCCCTTGCTCTTTTTTGATTTGTTGTCTTCTTCTGTATCGACTATCTGCAACATATCATTCAGAGTGGATTTTTTCAGGGATGAGTCAAAGACCTGCAATTTGCTGAATTCTTctattctaatttatttaatttttgcaTTCAGGTTTTGTTCGGCCAACGTATTTGGCATCAAACGTGGAATTAAATATAAAGTCACGGTGGGATCACTCAATACCTTTGGTGTTCTGAGGTTTTTTTCTGCTTTCCTCTTCTTGAAACTCTCTCTCCCAGCTGCTCCATTCAGCTTCTGATCTGATAGGAGGGATTCTCTTCCTTTGGCATCACGGGCTGCCTTTACAGTGGCTTCTGCTGCCTCTGCTACTGATGGCGGGCAACTGGCTGTTCTTGAAATGCCATAATTCATCTCATAGCCAGGACTGTTATGGATTTGCTCAGCAGTCTCAATCCCCAAGCTACCGACATTGACCCCACTTTTTGGCATTCCGAAATCCATCCACCCGTTTTCCCCTCCCGGATCAGCCTTAATGGGTCGATTCAGAAGCTCATTTAGGGTTGGGCCTGTTGTAACTGAGCTCGGACCATAGTTCATGTCTGCGCCATGAAAATCGTGTGCTTCAGCAGGAAAGAAAGAGAGCATGCTCAGGTCATTGAAGCAACTTagttgctgctgctgtgttgtcTGGACTTGGAAGAGCTGCTCTTGTTGCCACTTTAGAACCATTTTCTGTCTTTCCAAAACACTCATCTCCATGCCCTTAACTCCGATGACATTCGCCGGTGTGTTTAGGTAGTGCAGCATCTCTGGTAAAGCTCTATTCATTGCCTTACCAAATCCAAAAATAGTAAGGGAAAAATGATTGCTTTAGTGTTGCTACGAAGTCTTAATATGCACTACTAAAACAgtttgttgttcttttgctttaatgaaggtgggggggggggggggggggaagttGGTGTGTGCTGCAAGGGATTAGGCAAGCTTTTGTAATGCTTTGGTACCTAACACAAGTTCTTCATGAGCAAGGTACTACACTGACTCTTTCTATCTCCCCTTTTGTTGTTTGATGCAGTTTAAGCTGTGGCTGGAAATTTGAGTGACCAAAGATGGGAGGAAGTGAGGGTATTtataaaaaagagagaaaaagagttGCTTTTGGCTTGAGATATCCGACCCTTGAGGCTGTTATCTGACGTAACTAATCTAAataattaggagagagaaaaaaaatctaatctcctttttttccttttttttttccaccAATGTATGTCTATTATGTTATTAAGTACACTTAGAGATAGATTTACCTAAAGCTAGGTTCGTTTGTTTAGCTCCAAATAAACTAATGGGTAGTTAAATAACCTTGGGTACACCGAGCTTTTTTACACCGGAAcacctaaaactttgtaaatatatttattgtgtTATTGGGGGACCTAAGGGGGCAAGTAGAGAAATGAAGTAGATAGATGAGAGAGATAGAAAGGGGCAACTGGGGCAGAGAGCCATCGAATGTATCCATAACTAGAGGCTGTGGGTTGTGGGACCTTCCTGACATATGGCTGCCGCGTGGGCTTGTCCTTCGGCAAAACGGGGTTAGAGATAGTTTTGTTTGGACGGAATTCAGAACTTCAGATACTCGTATGATTAAATTTAAGCTTATTGTGatttgtgattaattgcatGCATTATTTAATGAGTTCATCTCAGATTGTGGTCATGTTTGTTTAAAGACTTGGTTTTTTGGTAAGGTAGTGGCCCCACTGTGATCAGGCTGCAGGGTAGTCTGGGCCTTGATTACGTTTATGCCCACATGATTAGGTACATGTGGCAGGTGTTAGGAGCTTCCATCTAATGACATGTCAGCTTGATGATGTGTAAGGTGATGAGGTGTAACGGGCTGTGAGAGGTCTGGTATTTTGTTGAGCTAGGGTTAAAGATTCTGCTGGAACTTGGGAATGGGAATGTACAATGAGGAATCTACCAAAATTTGCATTTCATTTTATTGATAATTTCATTATTAACCTGCTCGTTAAAGCAATCTTAATCCAACTTTATTTCATCCACCATGTAATTGGCTCCAGGTGTAGGATCTAATTATGCCCATAATTAGGAATTAGGAGACAAAAATCTTTATCTAATCATAATGTCATGTTGGTAATCATGTATCATGATATAGATTATGTGTTTTACAAATAGCTTTCATCCTGTCAGTCAGTGGTTTTCGTCTAACAATTACAGCTTTAATTTGGTTGGTTAGGGGATCGGAGTATATGATTTATTTTgtctaattaaatttaattttgatgttTACCACTTGTGCTTTCACTAATGTTAGGAGATGAAAGGGAAATAATCTTGGACCATTCTTGATACTAAGATTAGGTCTTCAATCAGAATGACTTAAGCTTAGTTAATCAGATTACGATTTTAGTTACTAGGATTATGGATTGATTAGTACGTAGCGCTTTGGAATTAATGAATAGGATTTTTTCGCTTTTCCGTTTTTCGAAGGATAAGATGTCTACTTCATGTACTTATTCTGCAGATTGTGTCAATCTAATTATGTCTCCCATTGTGGGCTTACTTAGAGAGTGATTGATGGATTAACATAAGTTTTCCCATTTGGTTTGGCTGAAGTGACTTCACTTTAAGCTGAAAGCTCAAAAACAATTCCTGGAATCTCAGTCTAATTAGCAAAAAATTAAGGTTGTGTCGTCATCTTGTTTTAAATTGATTGATAGGAATTAGCATACAAGCCTCTATTAGTTGGTGGCCTTCAGTGCTTTATGCTCCTCCTTTGTGTACTTTCATACGGAGTAATTAAGTGGCTTATTAATAGACTTGATCTCTACTTTGTCTTTAACCTGCACAAAATATGTATAGACTGTTGATAGAGTTAtaatcttggggcttcaaccatcagcttaagcttttggttgagttggtcctttgacatggtatcagagccaacgtgACGCAAATGTCACGGGTTCGAATCTCATCCACCCCTcctttcaaagtggaatatttcgcgctaggtatgaggaggcctatgctgcatccacacttcaagcccaaagggctttaatgtgagggggcgtgatagagttataatcttggggcttcaaccatcagcttaagcttttggttgagttggtcctttgacaaCTGTATCACTGTAGTGCAGTGAGTGAGTGAGGGATACTAGACTGATTATTTTTAACATGTTatattattttcatttaattACTGTGATCAATTGCAGGATGTGATGATAACGCTTCCGTGCTTAACAACATTTACCAGTTTAGCACTCTCCTATTTCCCACTCGTCCTGCTATTTTCTCGTGTGCTTATTGTGTTACTGATTCGTATTTAGGTAATTAGATTTTTGcggagtattttttttctatGGATGTTTTACATATTTTGCTATGCTATATATTGTTAATACGCTATATGATATAAGCTTTACTCGTACATATGTCTCGCTTTGTTTACAGGATGTCTTAGATTACACTCAAATACTGTATTCGTAGAGGCATGTTGAAGATAAAATGGATATATGGTGGGGAGCAAGTCCAGTGAGGATGAAGGGTACTTCCATTATCAAGCTCCTGGGCCCTGAAAATTCTAGTGTCAATCTCCCTCCTACCTTTATTGTTAGTAAgtctctctcttccctctcTCCCCCCCCCCTTCTCTTTCTCCAAGTTGGAAAATAGCCGCTTATAATGAtccttaagaaaaaaaataaaggtaTTATTAGGGGACCTCTCTCTCATATTTACCTTTCTATCACTGTCATATCTGTGGGCTTGATCGACTCTAAAAGATTATCTTTTTTTCTCACTTGCCCCTTCCTAGCTCGTAGCATTTCCGACTATGAGTCTGATACTTTTCTCCTTTCCCCTAATtgtcaaaacaataatcagGGCTTCCACATTTGAATGGGTAATGACCATTAATTATGGAAGTGCATGCTTGTCCAGTTTTACCTAGGATCATTCATGGAATCATGATTTGGACTGTATACTGAGTTTTATGTGCCAAGTGAGGGTTTTTTTTAAGCAGGGTTGAGTTTGCAATTACTTTTGACATAATGATGATGTACTCCGTAGGTGTGTAGTGATGAATGGTTAGACTAAATGGTAAAGATGGGAATCTTGTACAGAATGACAGAGAAAAATGCTCTATAAAGTCAGTAAAGGGTGCTTCTTTATACTCCATACGAGCcactaatagtctagaatacaAGACAGTTTAAGGTGAAACCAATTAGAAAAATCCTAGTATTGAGAACCATATGTTGCTATATTTAGCATAACTCAAATGTTTCTTTTTGTCCGGTTTATTGTATTGCTACGGAGTATGATACAATCTCCTTTAAAATACTTTTTATCACACTTACAATACAGTACGGGCCTATTAGGGGGTTTCCCTTTTTaaggcaaaaataaaaattgtacaATTTCGAGAATAGATAAAATAAGTGAGACCAGAGGAATAATGCTTAAATGATGACGTTATAATTTACATTAAAAAACATATTAGAGTGCTAAGCAAAGAACTTTCTATGAATATATGGAAAAACGTTTGAGTCGTCAATTTTGGAAAGTATAGTGGTCCAGTTCAAATCTATGGTGGAAGTAAATAGCCAAACAGGTCTTCTGCACTAGTGGCTGGTAAATCATAATAGCAGAGTTTTTGTAAGTTTCCTAGTAGAGAATTTTCTTTTAATACACTTTAAGTTAGTATTgtataatatattagtatatgtAAAATACAGTACACACGCAATATGATTGATAAATTTGGAAGTATATAAACTAGAACGTTTTGGTATTACTGGTTTTTGTATTGGTATTGGTATGTATGCTCTTAAGTACATGTCACACATGTAACACATGTCAGCTTGTGATTGGAGCTCAAGTTTCGATGTAATCTCATTGTTTCTAGAGCTAATAATCTTTGGGAAGATACTAGTCTAGGACGAGTCACTGATGCTTAACTAATGTCGACTAGGAGAAATTCAAAAGCAATATCAATATCAGATATTTACGAAGGTGTATACTTCGTAATTGCAAAATGGTAAACTTGTAAATcattgcaaagtttttttttttttaaaaagtacaACATTTGTGTTAGAAAGAACAACATTTGTCATCTTCAAAAACCCTTTCTGTGCGAAATTACTAAAATGctattttttgtgtgtgttttttttacCAAAATGCCCCCGTATGTATACCACGTGTCTACTAGTAGTAGAAGTAGTACTGCATATTACAaagtattatttatttatttatttcaaatttaGTCATATCATATCAATATATCATCTTATCTTTATTCTAGTATGATCTGAATGGAAGCTTAATAATAGAGAGAGAGAATGGGTAGAGTACTAGAGATGGAATATTGAGGGAGGGAGGCAGTGAAAGACAAGCACCAGATCAGATCCGATGGGAAGGGAATCCAGTACTAACTACTACCCCTCATCCCCCTCACCTGTGGCTtaaatgagagagagagagagtgtgttGGTTTCATGGGACTACTCTTCTTGTTTATGTCCTCTGTTGTGGCTGACAGTTATTACTAATCATATGCAATTGTAGCAATAGTACACTATGTGATCCCCTCTCTTCTCCCTTTTTGGTTAAAAGCTACACTGACTAATTAGTATTAGTGGAGGCCTCTCATTAATTCAGGCTATTGACTTCCCTTTAGATTGTTGATATTTTCCTTATAGGATATACAGCTGTAGAATATAATAGCGTTCACAGAAAAGTTGCGTCTTTCAATTACTTCTTCTGTCTCAGAAATTCGTTTTGACACTTATCAAGACTCATATTTAACCACTTTTAAAGTTATTAGTTCTAACTTCTAAGTAATCTAGTCAAAATTGTTTATGCATAATTGCATACATTGACGGACCCACGTTGGGGACAAGGGAGGCACGTGCCACgcccggaaaaaaaaaaattgaaatgatgcaaaattaaaaaaacgtaGAACGTATATATACAAAACCAGCACTAACTAAATAGAGAAAATGCTTGTGTGGTAGTGGTCTAggaggatttttttttcttgattgtAATAGCCAAAAGTCAGGGGTTCAAGGACTAATAATCACAATTTTGGTTCATTTATCAGCTTATTtgtttcttttctttgttttttctaCCCAATTTATTGGTTGTCTATTTAgttgtttttaattaattgtatACCAATCGAAATATTTCCTGCTTCTATTTTTCCATCTTTATATTTGATTGGccctaatttaaaaaaaataaaagttctTGACCATTAATTGTTCAtttcatattatttttttcattccTTTCCTTTCCTAATAATTCCATATGTTGTTTCTagctttagtttttttttaaaatttatttattttacaccAATTGAAGattgtctgtttttttttttctttttcaccttc encodes:
- the LOC110803061 gene encoding transcription factor HBI1; its protein translation is MNRALPEMLHYLNTPANVIGVKGMEMSVLERQKMVLKWQQEQLFQVQTTQQQQLSCFNDLSMLSFFPAEAHDFHGADMNYGPSSVTTGPTLNELLNRPIKADPGGENGWMDFGMPKSGVNVGSLGIETAEQIHNSPGYEMNYGISRTASCPPSVAEAAEATVKAARDAKGRESLLSDQKLNGAAGRESFKKRKAEKNLRTPKIVDTEEDNKSKKSKGCAEEEESKITEQHSNSSHNQKESNGNNNDKKNKENSGCTSKDNSKHDYIHVRARRGQATDSHSLAERVRREKISERMKYLQDLVPGCNKITGKAGMLDEIINYVQSLQRQVEFLSMKLATVNPRLDFNIDDLIAKEVFAACSTSIPALGVSPDLNNPSYLQYNPIEQMDPVCGSTVAVNPIDLGLKRSISAPVSIPETFFDTSCFNQIPNSLQWDAELQNIYNMEFQQGRQPSFPVQTFTGTIESSSLKMEM